The stretch of DNA ATCTATATTGTCGATGAAGTTCAAGACGTTTACCGTTTGCAAGGCGTAAAGATTAACGACAAGCACATCGAAGTGATCGTGCGTCAGATGTTGCGTCGTGTGCAAATTACGGATGGCGGCGATACAGCCTACATCACGGGTGAGCAAGTTGAGCGTTCCAAACTCTATGATGCAAATGATTTAGTGATCGCTGCAGGTAAGCGCCCAGCTCAGTTTGAGAATGTATTGTTGGGTATTACTAAAGCATCCTTGTCTACAGACAGCTTTATTTCAGCGGCTTCTTTCCAAGAAACCACTCGTGTATTGACCGAAGCCGCCATTATGGGCAAGACCGATACACTTCGTGGCCTCAAGGAAAACGTCATTATTGGTCGTTTGATCCCTGCTGGTACTGGCTTGGCTTATCGCCGTGCACGCAAGGTCAGAGAGCAATTCGAGCGTGATCGCGCTCAAATGATTGCTGCTGAAGAAGAGGCAATAGCCGATATGCCTGTAGAAATAGAGGCAGAGGTAATTGCTCCTGCTGCAGAGGCGGATCCAAGCTAATTTGGTATTTTTGGCCAGAAATGGCCAGTTTTTCCCCTTGTAGGTTGACGGGAAGAGCTGGTCAGGCTAGAATGCTGAGTTCTACTGATTGAGAAGAGGGTCTTTTTGACCTAGAAATTATCTAAGTCATTGATTTTCTTAAAGAAAGCAACAAAGAAGTACTAACCGAGCTATTTATGCCAACAATTAATCAATTATTACGTAAGCCAAGAAGCCGGCTGACTGTTAAAAGTAAGAGCCCAGCTCTGCAAAATAGTCCGCAGCGTCGTGGTGTTTGTACGCGCGTGTACACAACTACTCCAAAAAAGCCAAACTCTGCGTTACGTAAAGTAGCTAAAGTGCGCTTAACCAATGGTTTTGAAGTTATTTCATACATTGGTGGTGAAGGCCATAACCTCCAGGAACACTCAGTTGTGTTGATCCGTGGCGGTCGTGTAAAGGATTTACCAGGTGTGCGTTACCACATCGTTCGTGGATCGCTTGACTTGCAAGGTGTTAAAGACCGTAAGCAGTCACGCTCCAAGTATGGTGCTAAGCGCGCTAAGAAGGCTGCTTAATTAGCTGCTGAGTATTACAAAGAATTTGGTAGTGAGTCTTCGTTTGTCAGACTTAAAAGACAAGTAAGTGGCTGTTCCGTTTAGATGGAGTTTCATCTACATAGTAGAGCAGCCGAAGCGGATGATCCATGTGGATCATCCCTAACTGAACTGAAGGAGTTGTTATGCCACGTCGTCGTGAAGTCCCTAAACGGGAAATCTTGCCTGATCCAAAATTCGGCAATGTAGAAGTAGCAAAATTCATGAACGTCCTAATGCTGGACGGTAAAAAATCGGTTGCAGAGCGTATCGTGTACGGTGCCTTTGATCATATCGAGAAAAAAGCAAATAAAGAACCGCTCGAAGTTTTCTCAACAGCCATGGGCAATGTAAAGCCAATGGTTGAGGTAAAGAGTCGCCGTGTTGGTGGTGCAAACTACCAGGTTCCAGTTGAAGTTCGCCCATCACGCCGCTCTGCTTTGGCAATGCGTTGGGTGCGCGAAGCTGCAAAGAAGCGTGGAGAAAAATCCATGGCTCAGCGTTTAGCAAATGAACTATTAGAAGCTGCTGAAGGTCGTGGCGGCGCAATGAAGAAGCGTGAAGAAGTTCACCGTATGGCTGAAGCTAACAAAGCTTTCTCACATTTCCGCTTCTAATCGCACAGCAAAGAAAAGGCACTAACAGTGGCACGTAAAACCCCCATAGAAAGATACCGCAACATTGGTATTTCTGCGCATATTGACGCAGGCAAGACAACAACCACAGAACGCGTTTTGTTCTACACCGGTGTTAATCACAAAATTGGTGAAGTACATGATGGCGCAGCAACCATGGACTGGATGGAGCAAGAGCAAGAGCGTGGTATCACGATTACTTCTGCTGCTACTACAACGTTCTGGAAAGGCATGGCCGGTAATTTTCCTGAGCATCGCATCAACATCATTGATACCCCAGGACACGTAGACTTCACCATTGAAGTTGAGCGTTCCATGCGTGTACTTGATGGTGCTTGTATGGTGTACTGCGCCGTTGGTGGTGTTCAGCCACAGTCAGAAACTGTATGGCGCCAAGCTAATAAGTACAAAGTGCCTCGTTTGGCATTCGTCAACAAGATGGACCGTACTGGTGCAAACTTCTTCAAGGTCTATGACCAGATGAAGTTACGCCTTAAAGCAAATCCAATTTTGATTCAAATTCCCATCGGCGCTGAAGAAAATTTCAAAGGCGTGATTGATTTGGTGAAGATGAAAGCCATTATTTGGGATGACGAGTCACAGGGTATCAAATTTAATTACGAAGAAATTCCAGCTGAACTAAAAGCATCTGCTGATGAATGGCGTGAAAAATTAGTTGAAGCTGCTGCCGAAAGCTCTGAAGAGTTGATGGAAAAGTATCTTGGCGGCGAAGAGCTGACCGAAGAAGAAATCAAAGCTGCATTGCGTCAGCGCACCATTGCCAATGAAATCGTTCCTATGTTGTGCGGAACTGCTTTCAAAAACAAAGGTGTTCAGGCGATGTTGGACGCAGTGGTTGAGTTACTGCCATCGCCGTTAGATGTACCACCAGTTCCATGTGAACTGGAAGACGGCACACCAACAACCCGCAAAGCTGACGACAAAGAGAAATTCTCTGCATTGGCATTTAAGATCATGACTGACCCATTTGTTGGACAGCTTATTTTCTTCCGTGTTTACTCGGGCATGATGAAGTCGGGCGACACGATCTACAACCCAATCAAGGGCAAAAAAGAGCGTGTTGGACGTTTGCTGCAGATGCATGCAAACCAACGCGAAGAAATTAAAGAAGTTTACGCAGGCGACATCGCAGCTGCAGTTGGCCTTAAAGATGCAACTACAGGCGAAACATTGTGCGATCCAGACGGTATCGTTATTTTGGAGCGCATGGTATTCCCAGAGCCAGTGATTTCTCAAGCTGTAGAACCAAAGACGAAGCCTGACCAAGAAAAAATGGGCCTGGCTTTGAATCGCTTGGCACAAGAAGATCCCTCGTTCCGCGTAAAAACAGATGAAGAATCAGGTCAAACAATTATTTCTGGAATGGGCGAGCTCCACTTAGAAATTTTGGTTGATCGTATGCGTCGTGAGTTTGGTGTTGAGGCAACTGTTGGTAAGCCACAAGTTGCGTACCGCGAAACAATTCGTAAAGTTTGCGAAGAAGTTGAAGGTAAATTTGTTAAGCAATCTGGTGGCCGCGGTCAGTATGGCCACGTAGTATTGAAGTTAGAGCCACAGGTACCAGGTAAAGGTTTTGAATTCGTTGACGCTATTAAGGGCGGTGTTGTTCCCCGTGAATACATCCCTGCAGTAGAAAAAGGCATTATCGAAACTTTGAACTCCGGTATTTTGGCTGGTTACCCAGTTGTAGACATCAAAGCAACATTGTTCTTCGGTTCATATCATGATGTTGACTCAAACGAAAACGCATTTAAGATGGCGGGTTCGATGGCGTTCAAAGATGGTATGCGTAAAGCATCTCCAGTATTGCTCGAACCTATGATGGCTGTTGAAGTAGAAACACCAGAAGATTTCATGGGTAACGTGATGGGCGATCTCTCTTCACGTCGCGGTATTTTGCAAGGCATGGATGACATTCCAGGCGGCGGCAAGATTGTTCGTGCAGAAGTGCCGTTAGCAGAGATGTTTGGTTACTCGACTGGCTTGCGCTCGTTGACCCAAGGTCGCGCTACCTACACCATGGAATTTAAGCATTATTCCGAAGCACCTAAGAACGTAGCTGAAGCAGTGATGGCTGCTAAAGCGAAGTAATTTATCCACATTATTTTGAATATTGACTAGCTAAAGAAAGCAGACAAAAAATGGCAAAAGAAAAGTTTCAGCGGACAAAACCGCACGTAAACGTTGGTACTATCGGTCACGTTGACCACGGTAAAACTACCTTAACAGCAGCGATTGCTACCGTGCTTTCAAAAGCATTTGGTGGCGAAGCAAAAGCATACGATCAAATCGATGCTGCTCCAGAAGAAAAGGCACGCGGTATTACGATTAATACTGCACACGTTGAGTATGAGACAGCCAATCGTCACTACGCTCACGTTGATTGCCCAGGACATGCTGACTATGTCAAGAACATGATTACCGGTGCTGCCCAGATGGACGGCGCTATTTTGGTTTGTTCTGCAGCTGATGGTCCAATGCCACAAACGCGTGAGCATATCCTCTTGGCTCGCCAAGTAGGTGTTCCATACATCATCGTGTTCTTAAACAAATGCGATATGGTTGATGATGCTGAGTTATTAGAGTTAGTCGAAATGGAAGTGCGTGAGCTTCTTTCTAAATATGACTTCCCTGGTGATGACACTCCAATCATTCAAGGTTCTGCTAAGTTAGCACTCGAAGGTGATGAAGGCCCAATGGGTTCCGTTGCCATTATGAAGTTGGCTGAAGCACTAGATAACTACATCCCAACTCCAGAGCGCGCAATTGATGGTGCGTTCTTGATGCCTGTAGAAGATGTGTTCTCCATCTCCGGTCGCGGTACTGTCGTTACTGGCCGTATCGAGCGCGGTATTGTTAAGGTTGGTGAAGAGATTGAAGTTATTGGTATCAAGCCAACAATCAAAACGACTTGTACCGGTGTAGAGATGTTCCGTAAATTGCTCGACCAAGGTCAAGCAGGCGATAACGTCGGTATCTTGTTGCGCGGTACAAAGCGTGAAGAAGTAGAGCGCGGTCAAGTATTGGCTAAGCCAGGTTCAATCACACCACATACTCACTTTACAGCCGAGGTTTATATCTTGGGTAAAGATGAAGGTGGACGTCATACACCATTCTTTAACAACTATCGTCCTCAGTTTTACTTCCGTACTACGGACGTAACTGGTTCAATTGAGTTGCCAACAGACAAAGAAATGGTGATGCCTGGTGATAACGTGACGATTACTGTCAAACTCATCGCGCCAATCGCGATGGAAGAAGGCTTACGTTTTGCGATTCGTGAAGGTGGCCGTACAGTTGGCGCCGGAGTGGTTGCTAAGATTTTGGCTTGATTTAAGGTTTATTTAGTAACTATATTTAGCGGTTTGCTAACCGGTGACATCAGTGCTGCTGATGTCACCGAGCTCTTTAGAAATATAACGCGGCAGCACCGCAACGCTCTTTGGAATTAATATGCAAAACCAAAAAATTCGTATTCGTCTTAAAGCATTTGATTACCGTTTAATTGATCAATCAGCAGCTGAGATTGTTGATACAGCTAAGCGCACCGGCGCAGTGGTTAAGGGCCCAGTTCCTTTGCCAACTCGCATTGAGCGTTTTGATATTTTGCGTTCACCACACGTAAATAAAACATCACGTGATCAGCTAGAGATTCGTACACACTTACGTTTAATGGATATTGTTGATCCTACAGAAAAAACAGTAGATGCATTGATGAAATTAGACTTACCAGCGGGTGTGGACGTAGAAATTAAGTTGCAATAATTGAGTATTTCCTGTCTTTGCACTTGCATCGACAGGACTTTCGGGATAGAATCTAAGGCTTCGCACATTTAATTGGGCGAATTTAAAGTTTTTATTAGCATCAAAAATGTCGTAACTTATTGATTTAGAAGTACTTTTACTTGTAAATCACTTAAATTAAATTTTGCCGACCAATCGAAGTCGGCGTGGAGCATGAATATGAGCTTAGGCTTAATCGGTCGCAAGATCGGCATGACCCGTCTATTTACAGACGAAGGGGAAGCAATTCCCGTTACTGTAATTGACGTGAGCGATAACAGAGTCGCTCAAATCAAGACCCAGGCAACTGATGGCTATAACGCTATCCAGTTAGCGCATGGCACACGTAGAGCTACTCGCGTAACCAAATCAATGGCTGGACACTTTGCTAAAGCAGGTGTGATGGCTGGTAACGCACTCAACGAATTTCATTTAGATGCCGCAAAAATAGCTGAAATGACAACAGGTCAAGTTATACCTGCTGACACGGCATTTGCTGCGGGTCAAAAAGTGGATGTTCAGGGTGTGACAATTGGTAAGGGCTATGCCGGTACCATCAAGCGTCACCACTTCGCATCAGGTCGCGCCTCACACGGTAACTCACGTTCACATAACGTGCCAGGTTCCATCGGTATGGCGCAAGATCCAGGTCGCGTATTTCCAGGTAAGCGCATGACAGGCCACCTTGGTGATGAAACACGTACAGTACAAAATTTAGTCATCGCACGCATTGATACAGAACGTAATCTGATCATGGTTAAAGGCGCTATTCCAGGTGCCCCAGGCGGTAAAGTAATCGTTACTCCAGCGGTTAAAACACCGTTGAAGAAGAAATAAGGAGAACGAATATGGAACTTAAGCTTCTCCAAGATAACGGAACTTTAGGTGCAGGCATTCAAGGCTCACCAGAAGTATTCGAACGTGAATATAACGAGGCATTGATACACCAAGTTGTTGTTGCGTATCAAGCAAATGCACGAAGCGGTAACCGTGCACAAAAAGACCGTGAACAAGTTAAGCACACCACCAAAAAACCTTGGCGTCAAAAAGGTACTGGACGTGCTCGTGCTGGTATGAGTTCTTCCCCGCTGTGGCGTGGAGGTGGTCGTATATTCCCGAACTCACCTGAAGAAAATTTCAGCCAAAAAGTAAACAAGAAAATGTATCGCGCTGGTATGAGATCAATTCTTTCTCAGTTAGCACGCGAAGGCCGTTTAAATATTGTTGACGAGTTCAAACTTGATGCTCCAAAAACCAAAGTCTTAGCTGACAAAGTTAAGGCAATGGGATTGGATTCAGTGTTGATTATTCTTGATCAAGTTAGCGAGAATTTATTTTTAGCATCACGCAACTTGCATAAAGTTGCAGTGTGCGAGCCACAGCATGCCGATCCATTAGCTTTAGTAGGCTACAAAAAGATATTGGTAAGCAAAGCTGCGATTGCAAAAATCGAGGAGATGCTCAAATGACCCAAGTTCGTAAAAATGATCATAATTTGATGAAGGTTCTACTTGGACCGGTTATCTCTGAAAAAGCAACCATGGTTGCAGAGAAAAACGAACAAGTAGTTTTCCAGGTTATGCGCGATGCAAACAAAAGCGATGTAAAGCAAGCAGTTGAATTGCTCTTTAAAGTGCAAGTTGACTCAGTTCAAATCGTAAATCAAAAAGGTAAGCCAAAGCGCTATGGCCGATTTGAAGGTCGTCGCGATCACACTAAGAAGGCTTATGTCAGTTTGAAGCCAGGTCAAGAAATTAACTTTGAAGCGGAGGCGAATTAATCATGCCTTTGATGAAGACAAAACCGACCTCACCAGGTCGTCGCTCAATGGTCAAGGTGGTAAACCCCGATCTGCATAAAGGTAAACCTTTTGCAGCATTGTTGGAGCCACAGTTTCAAAAAGCGGGTCGTAACAATAATGGTCACATCACTACCCGTCATAAGGGTGGTGGACATAAGCATCACTATCGCGTCGTAGATTTTAAGCGCAATGACAAGGATGGTATTCCATCAAAAGTTGAGCGTCTTGAATACGATCCAAACCGCAGTGCAAATATCGCATTGGTTTTGTTTGCAGATGGTGAGCGTCGTTATATTTTGGCAGCTAAAGGTATGGTTGTTGGTCAGCCATTGATGAGTGGTTCAGAGGCGCCAATTAAGTCTGGTAACAATTTGCCGATTCGTAATATTCCAGTTGGTAGCACAATCCACTGCGTGGAAATGCTACCTGGTAAAGGTGCGCAGATTGCACGTTCTGCTGGTGGATCTGCAGTACTGCTAGCTCGTGAAGGTGTATATGCTCAGGTACGTTTACGTTCCGGTGAAGTACGTCGTATTTTGATCGAGTGTCGCGCTACTATTGGTGAAGTTGGTAACGAAGAGCATAGCTTGCGCGTTATTGGTAAAGCTGGTGCAAATCGCTGGCGTGGTATTCGCCCAACCGTTCGCGGTGTGGCAATGAACCCAGTAGATCACCCACACGGTGGTGGTGAAGGTAAGACAGGCGAAGGCCGCGTACCAGTATCTCCATGGGGCACTCCAACCAAAGGTTATCGTACACGTCGCAATAAGCGCACAACTTCGATGATCGTTCAACGTCGTCAAAAACGTTAAGCGATAAGGATAAATAGATATGACACGTTCAGCTAAAAAAGGTCCTTTTTGCGACGCCAGCTTGGTAAAAAAAGTTGAAGTTGCACAGGCAAATAAAGACAAGAAACCGATTAAAACTTGGTCACGCCGTTCAACGATATTGCCAGACTTCATTGGTTTGACAATTGCAGTTCACAACGGTCGACAGCACGTTCCGGTTTATGTATCAGAAAACATGGTGGGTCATAAGTTAGGCGAATTTGCCTTGACCCGTACTTTCAAAGGTCACGCTGCTGACAAGAAAGTAACGAAGAAGTAAGGGGATGATGATGGAAGTTAAAGCAATGCACCGCGGTGCCCGCATTTCTGCGCAAAAAACACGTTTGGTCGCTGATCAGATTCGTGGACTGCCAATTTCGCGCGCTATGAACATTTTGAATTTCAGCCCTAAAAAAGCTGCTTTTATTGTGAAGAAAGTAGTTGAGTCAGCAATGGCCAACGCTGAACACAATAATGGCGCTGATATTGATGAACTCAAGGTATCAACTATTCTTGTTGATAAAGGTACGTCTTTAAAGCGCTTTACTGCGCGCGCTAAGGGTCGTGGCAATCAAATTGAAAAACAAACATGTCACATCACCGTGACCTTGAGTAACTAAGGAAAGATATGGGCCAAAAGATAAACCCCACCGGATTCCGACTCTCGGTAACGAAGAACTGGACATCACGTTGGTATGCAAATAATACTGATTTTGCAAAGATGCTTAAAGAGGACGTAGATGTCCGCATCTATCTGAAGAAGAAATTAAAGAATGCATCAGTTAGCAAGGTAATCATCGAGCGTCCTGCAAAGAATGCCCGCATTACGATTTATAGCTCACGCCCTGGTGTTGTTATCGGTAAAAAAGGCGAAGATATTGAAGTGCTCCGTCGCGAATTACAAAAGCGCATGGGCGTTCCTGTTCACGTCAATATTGAAGAGATTCGTAAGCCTGAAGTTGATGCCCAGTTAATTGCGGATTCAATTACGCAACAGCTTGAGAAGCGCATTATGTTCCGTCGTGCAATGAAGCGTGCTATGCAAAATGCTATGCGTCTTGGTGCACTCGGAATTAAGATCATGTCTTCTGGTCGTTTAAATGGCGCAGAAATTGCTCGTCGTGAGTGGTACCGCGAAGGCCGTGTTCCACTTCACACTTTGAAGGCTGACATTGATTACGCTACATCTGAAGCGGAAACAACATACGGCATTATTGGTGTTAAGGTATGGGTCTACAAAGGCGACACACTTGGTCGTGGTGCAGATGCTCCAGTAGTTACAGCAGAGCCAGCAGCCGATGATAGAAAGCCA from Polynucleobacter sp. TUM22923 encodes:
- the rpsL gene encoding 30S ribosomal protein S12, whose amino-acid sequence is MPTINQLLRKPRSRLTVKSKSPALQNSPQRRGVCTRVYTTTPKKPNSALRKVAKVRLTNGFEVISYIGGEGHNLQEHSVVLIRGGRVKDLPGVRYHIVRGSLDLQGVKDRKQSRSKYGAKRAKKAA
- the rpsG gene encoding 30S ribosomal protein S7 translates to MPRRREVPKREILPDPKFGNVEVAKFMNVLMLDGKKSVAERIVYGAFDHIEKKANKEPLEVFSTAMGNVKPMVEVKSRRVGGANYQVPVEVRPSRRSALAMRWVREAAKKRGEKSMAQRLANELLEAAEGRGGAMKKREEVHRMAEANKAFSHFRF
- the fusA gene encoding elongation factor G, with the protein product MARKTPIERYRNIGISAHIDAGKTTTTERVLFYTGVNHKIGEVHDGAATMDWMEQEQERGITITSAATTTFWKGMAGNFPEHRINIIDTPGHVDFTIEVERSMRVLDGACMVYCAVGGVQPQSETVWRQANKYKVPRLAFVNKMDRTGANFFKVYDQMKLRLKANPILIQIPIGAEENFKGVIDLVKMKAIIWDDESQGIKFNYEEIPAELKASADEWREKLVEAAAESSEELMEKYLGGEELTEEEIKAALRQRTIANEIVPMLCGTAFKNKGVQAMLDAVVELLPSPLDVPPVPCELEDGTPTTRKADDKEKFSALAFKIMTDPFVGQLIFFRVYSGMMKSGDTIYNPIKGKKERVGRLLQMHANQREEIKEVYAGDIAAAVGLKDATTGETLCDPDGIVILERMVFPEPVISQAVEPKTKPDQEKMGLALNRLAQEDPSFRVKTDEESGQTIISGMGELHLEILVDRMRREFGVEATVGKPQVAYRETIRKVCEEVEGKFVKQSGGRGQYGHVVLKLEPQVPGKGFEFVDAIKGGVVPREYIPAVEKGIIETLNSGILAGYPVVDIKATLFFGSYHDVDSNENAFKMAGSMAFKDGMRKASPVLLEPMMAVEVETPEDFMGNVMGDLSSRRGILQGMDDIPGGGKIVRAEVPLAEMFGYSTGLRSLTQGRATYTMEFKHYSEAPKNVAEAVMAAKAK
- the tuf gene encoding elongation factor Tu, whose protein sequence is MAKEKFQRTKPHVNVGTIGHVDHGKTTLTAAIATVLSKAFGGEAKAYDQIDAAPEEKARGITINTAHVEYETANRHYAHVDCPGHADYVKNMITGAAQMDGAILVCSAADGPMPQTREHILLARQVGVPYIIVFLNKCDMVDDAELLELVEMEVRELLSKYDFPGDDTPIIQGSAKLALEGDEGPMGSVAIMKLAEALDNYIPTPERAIDGAFLMPVEDVFSISGRGTVVTGRIERGIVKVGEEIEVIGIKPTIKTTCTGVEMFRKLLDQGQAGDNVGILLRGTKREEVERGQVLAKPGSITPHTHFTAEVYILGKDEGGRHTPFFNNYRPQFYFRTTDVTGSIELPTDKEMVMPGDNVTITVKLIAPIAMEEGLRFAIREGGRTVGAGVVAKILA
- the rpsJ gene encoding 30S ribosomal protein S10, with translation MQNQKIRIRLKAFDYRLIDQSAAEIVDTAKRTGAVVKGPVPLPTRIERFDILRSPHVNKTSRDQLEIRTHLRLMDIVDPTEKTVDALMKLDLPAGVDVEIKLQ
- the rplC gene encoding 50S ribosomal protein L3; the encoded protein is MSLGLIGRKIGMTRLFTDEGEAIPVTVIDVSDNRVAQIKTQATDGYNAIQLAHGTRRATRVTKSMAGHFAKAGVMAGNALNEFHLDAAKIAEMTTGQVIPADTAFAAGQKVDVQGVTIGKGYAGTIKRHHFASGRASHGNSRSHNVPGSIGMAQDPGRVFPGKRMTGHLGDETRTVQNLVIARIDTERNLIMVKGAIPGAPGGKVIVTPAVKTPLKKK
- the rplD gene encoding 50S ribosomal protein L4: MELKLLQDNGTLGAGIQGSPEVFEREYNEALIHQVVVAYQANARSGNRAQKDREQVKHTTKKPWRQKGTGRARAGMSSSPLWRGGGRIFPNSPEENFSQKVNKKMYRAGMRSILSQLAREGRLNIVDEFKLDAPKTKVLADKVKAMGLDSVLIILDQVSENLFLASRNLHKVAVCEPQHADPLALVGYKKILVSKAAIAKIEEMLK
- the rplW gene encoding 50S ribosomal protein L23; protein product: MTQVRKNDHNLMKVLLGPVISEKATMVAEKNEQVVFQVMRDANKSDVKQAVELLFKVQVDSVQIVNQKGKPKRYGRFEGRRDHTKKAYVSLKPGQEINFEAEAN
- the rplB gene encoding 50S ribosomal protein L2, whose protein sequence is MPLMKTKPTSPGRRSMVKVVNPDLHKGKPFAALLEPQFQKAGRNNNGHITTRHKGGGHKHHYRVVDFKRNDKDGIPSKVERLEYDPNRSANIALVLFADGERRYILAAKGMVVGQPLMSGSEAPIKSGNNLPIRNIPVGSTIHCVEMLPGKGAQIARSAGGSAVLLAREGVYAQVRLRSGEVRRILIECRATIGEVGNEEHSLRVIGKAGANRWRGIRPTVRGVAMNPVDHPHGGGEGKTGEGRVPVSPWGTPTKGYRTRRNKRTTSMIVQRRQKR
- the rpsS gene encoding 30S ribosomal protein S19, coding for MTRSAKKGPFCDASLVKKVEVAQANKDKKPIKTWSRRSTILPDFIGLTIAVHNGRQHVPVYVSENMVGHKLGEFALTRTFKGHAADKKVTKK
- the rplV gene encoding 50S ribosomal protein L22, which produces MMEVKAMHRGARISAQKTRLVADQIRGLPISRAMNILNFSPKKAAFIVKKVVESAMANAEHNNGADIDELKVSTILVDKGTSLKRFTARAKGRGNQIEKQTCHITVTLSN
- the rpsC gene encoding 30S ribosomal protein S3; the encoded protein is MGQKINPTGFRLSVTKNWTSRWYANNTDFAKMLKEDVDVRIYLKKKLKNASVSKVIIERPAKNARITIYSSRPGVVIGKKGEDIEVLRRELQKRMGVPVHVNIEEIRKPEVDAQLIADSITQQLEKRIMFRRAMKRAMQNAMRLGALGIKIMSSGRLNGAEIARREWYREGRVPLHTLKADIDYATSEAETTYGIIGVKVWVYKGDTLGRGADAPVVTAEPAADDRKPRRAPSKTTARKPAGEDKPLVVAKPAVKRVRKAVEATVEVAAADAQKSGE